The Lycium barbarum isolate Lr01 chromosome 9, ASM1917538v2, whole genome shotgun sequence genome has a segment encoding these proteins:
- the LOC132609701 gene encoding uncharacterized protein LOC132609701 encodes MWTVEIRLSSFLFIGHGKERIYSASVKDFNIGAGLKGCLTIFVVLSRKAQMVSSSEDVVFALKKKGLFLGTFTGTFVSVDEIASSWGGHRRTAKWRALLAGAITGPLMLLIGNTHHKNLAIYILMRAAVLASLCGIKSKWFMHICKPLTWAHGDIFLKCVSPS; translated from the exons ATGTGGACGGTAGAAATAAGATTATCTTCTTTCCTTTTCATTGGACATGGAAAGGAAAGAATCTATAGTGCCTCCGTCAAAGACTTCAATATAGGCGCTGGCCTCAAAGGTTGCCTCACTATCTTCGTTGTTCTCTCACG AAAGGCGCAAATGGTCTCAAGCAGCGAAGATGTAGTTTTTGCACTAAAAAAAAAGGGTCTATTCCTTGGCACTTTCACTGGTACATTTGTGTCAGTTGATGAAATCGCATCCTCTTGGGGAGGTCATCGAAG GACAGCTAAGTGGAGAGCATTGCTAGCAGGTGCAATTACAGGGCCATTAATGCTTCTTATTGGTAACACGCATCACAAGAATTTGGCGATTTACATTCTTATGCGCGCGGCTGTGTTGGCATCTCTTTGTGGAATAAAAAGTAAGTGGTTTATGCACATATGCAAGCCTTTAACTTGGGCTCATGGAGACATTTTCCTTAAGTGTGTATCCCCTTCATAG
- the LOC132612262 gene encoding uncharacterized protein LOC132612262, protein MEEHSGAEEEERRGAAVSGEWGSGGVRWKGEERKRGRVEIMRRWGAVVMIKRGKRKRGDVGTPLSMDMATENRTRPSMAKVRVEVDLNKPKIDSVWIGIEDEDCPLKGFTQKFEYENVPKFCRHCKLIGHTILQCRHAEKKKAEAKDNQKTEEVKEAGEKENDSHSEIQQSKDSSKDEAQVKNDGRKEVENKNQKKEITENEQQAKEREEALTINERIKTKKKKNKVHFKNISGRSHKKEQGNNKEENGKEDITTDNEEEDTERKSNKRKKNIKEDTHEGKGNGKQMSQESKVKDNKDEIDSSDQRSQERNGTDNKEEEEEISTSLSSRFKDCEGINLVVDLNCENDKQEDDFEGNSDDEVVESLIQFFAPNTIHNKEEKEITLKFNHNIRDQFVYITAVYAKCTSTERKDLWDSLATVSANIDAPWCIGGDFNVIMDSNEKMGGLPHRAYKSIDFISCMDQCGVTDIGFVGSKYTWCNNWEPRYKIRKRLDRILVNDQWEQKFQKNMVKHLARTGSDHRPLLLKCQDTSNNFISYFRFLNFWTEQEDFLEVVQNVWDENIPGNAMWRLHQKLKLLSKRLIDWSRITIGNVHDQTKEWEEKLQALEDLELIDNSDQVRKDLNRTHAEYIRWQFMQDSLLKQKSQMKWFEEGDGNTRYFHSVVREKRRRLHIHRIKNSKGKWMHSEGKIGNSAVRHFERLFCNQKRNVDNELLNVIPRIITENDNEMLNILPEEEEIQKAIFSMSPTSSAGPDGYTGRFYQKCWQIIKREVIEFVQEFFKGSPISRYFTHTCLALIPKVNPPTTFSEVRPISLSNFSECQLF, encoded by the exons ATGGAGGAGCATAGTGGAGCGGAGGAAGAGGAGCGTAGGGGAGCGGCGGTGAGTGGAGAGTGGGGTAGCGGCGGTGTGAGATGGAAAGgagaagagagaaagagaggtAGGGTAGAGATAATGAGACGTTGGGGTGCGGTGGTGATGATAAAAaggggaaagagaaagagag GAGATGTTGGTACCCCTCTTTCTATGGATATGGCCACTGAAAACAGGACTAGACCTAGTATGGCAAAGGTTAGAGTGGAAGTTGATCTAAATAAGCCAAAAATTGACTCTGTTTGGATTGGTATAGAAGATGAAGATTGTCCGTTGAAAGGTTTTACTCAAAAATTTGAGTATGAGAATGTACCGAAGTTCTGTAGACACTGCAAATTAATTGGTCATACTATTTTGCAATGTAGACATGCTGAAAAAAAGAAAGCTGAGGCTAAAGATAATCAAAAAACTGAAGAGGTAAAAGAGGCAGGGGAAAAAGAGAATGATAGTCACAGTGAGATCCAACAGTCCAAGGACAGTAGCAAGGACGAAGCACAGGTGAAAAATGATGGAAGGAAAGAGGtggaaaacaaaaatcaaaagaaagAAATCACTGAGAATGAACAACAGGCAAAGGAGAGGGAGGAAGCTCTTACCATTAATGAAAGGATCAAaaccaagaagaagaaaaataaggTGCATTTCAAAAACATTAGTGGGAGATCCCATAAAAAGGAGCAGGGGAATAACAAAGAAGAGAATGGAAAAGAGGATATTACTACTGATAATGAGGAGGAGGACACTGAAAGGAAGAGCAACAAAAGGAAGAAGAATATCAAG GAAGACACTCATGAAGGAAAGGGAAATGGAAAACAAATGTCTCAAGAAAGTAAGGTGAAGGATAATAAAGATGAGATTGACAGCAGTGATCAAAGATCTCAAGAAAGAAATGGGACTGATAacaaagaagaagaggaggaaatCTCGACTAGCTTAAGTTCCAGATTCAAAGATTGTGAGGGCATAAACCTGGTGGTAGATCTAAACTGTGAAAATGATAAACAGGAAGATGATTTTGAAGGCAACTCTGATGACGAAGTGGTTGAAAGCCTAATTCAATTTTTTGCACCAAATACTATCCATAACAAGGAAGAAAAGGAA ATTACCCTCAAATTTAATCATAATATTAGAGATCAGTTTGTGTACATCACTGCTGTCTATGCCAAGTGCACTTCTACTGAAAGGAAAGATTTATGGGATAGCCTAGCCACTGTTAGTGCTAATATTGATGCACCTTGGTGCATTGGTGGTGATTTTAATGTTATAATGGACTCTAATGAAAAGATGGGTGGTTTACCTCACAGAGCCTATAAAAGTATTGACTTTATTAGCTGTATGGATCAATGTGGGGTAACTGATATTGGTTTTGTGGGTTCTAAGTATACTTGGTGCAACAACTGGGAGCCTAGATACAAAATTCGAAAAAGATTAGATAGAATTTTAGTGAATGATCAATGGGAACAGAAATTTCAGAAAAATATGGTTAAGCACTTGGCCAGAACTGGTTCTGACCATAGACCCTTGTTACTAAAGTGTCAGGATACTTCTAATAATTTTATTAGCTATTTTAGATTCCTAAATTTTTGGACAGAACAGGAAGATTTCTTGGAGGTGGTCCAGAATGTGTGGGATGAGAATATTCCTGGTAATGCTATGTGGAGGCTGCATCAAAAATTAAAGTTGCTTAGTAAAAGACTCATAGACTGGTCTAGGATCACTATTGGCAATGTTCATGACCAGACTAAGGAATGGGAAGAAAAATTACAAGCCTTAGAAGACCTGGAATTGATTGATAATAGTGACCAAGTAAGAAAAGACTTAAACAGGACTCATGCTGAATACATTAGATGGCAATTCATGCAAGATTCATTACTCAAACAAAAGTCCCAAATGAAGTGGTTTGAAGAAGGTGATGGTAATACTAGATACTTCCATAGTGTAGTCAGAGAGAAAAGACGAAGACTGCATATCCATAGAATCAAGAACAGTAAAGGTAAATGGATGCACAGTGAAGGCAAGATTGGAAACTCTGCCGTGAGACATTTTGAGAGGCTGTTTTGCAATCAGaagaggaatgtggataatgagCTGCTTAATGTGATACCAAGAATCATCACTGAAAATGACAATGAGATGCTTAATATTTTACCAGAGGAAGAGGAAATTCAAAAAGCTATCTTTAGCATGAGCCCCACTAGTTCAGCAGGACCAGATGGATACACAGGAAGGTTTTATCAAAAATGCTGGCAAATCATCAAAAGGGAAGTTATTGAATTTGTCCAAGAATTTTTCAAGGGCAGTCCTATCTCAAGATATTTTACTCATACTTGTTTAGCTCTAATCCCTAAAGTGAATCCCCCTACTACTTTTTCAGAAGTAAGACCTATCAGTCTTAGTAATTTTTCCGAATGTCAATTATTCTAA